The Beijerinckiaceae bacterium RH AL1 genome has a segment encoding these proteins:
- the bamD gene encoding Outer membrane protein assembly factor BamD (ID:RHAL1_00857;~source:Prodigal:2.6), with protein sequence MSLPLARRPVVTRSLCAAIALAAFLPSVAARADFLDSINPMNWWKDEKYAPKPINDPPPSKLYAKGIKDMQERDFETSAKVFSTLEKAYPYSQYQRKGLIMTTYAQYENKSYTDAIGSAKRYLGLYPNSPDSAYVTYLEAMAYYDQIPDINHDLVQAENAANAFNEIVTKYPNSEYAADARYKMGIARDQLAGKELEVGRWYLKQGNYTGAINRFRVVLAKYQTTRQVEEALERLTEAYLAMGLPQEAQTAAAVLGHNYPDSPWYKEAYAKLQSSGGLRPNEDKGSWISKVFKGAKIG encoded by the coding sequence ATGTCCCTGCCTCTCGCCCGTCGCCCCGTCGTGACGCGCTCGCTCTGCGCGGCGATCGCCCTCGCGGCGTTCCTGCCCTCCGTCGCGGCACGCGCCGACTTCCTCGATTCCATCAATCCGATGAACTGGTGGAAGGACGAGAAATACGCGCCGAAGCCGATCAACGACCCGCCGCCGAGCAAGCTCTACGCGAAGGGCATCAAGGACATGCAGGAGCGCGACTTCGAGACGTCGGCCAAGGTGTTCTCGACGCTCGAGAAGGCCTACCCGTACTCGCAGTATCAGCGCAAAGGTCTCATCATGACGACCTACGCCCAGTACGAGAACAAGAGCTACACGGACGCCATCGGCTCGGCCAAGCGCTACCTCGGGCTCTATCCGAACTCGCCGGACTCGGCCTACGTCACCTACCTCGAGGCGATGGCCTATTACGACCAGATCCCCGACATCAACCACGACCTCGTGCAGGCCGAGAACGCCGCCAACGCGTTCAACGAGATCGTCACCAAGTACCCGAACTCCGAGTACGCGGCGGACGCCCGCTACAAGATGGGCATCGCCCGCGACCAGCTCGCCGGCAAGGAGCTGGAGGTCGGCCGCTGGTACCTGAAGCAGGGCAACTACACAGGCGCGATCAACCGCTTCCGCGTCGTGCTCGCGAAGTACCAGACGACCCGCCAGGTCGAGGAGGCGCTGGAGCGCCTGACGGAAGCCTATCTCGCGATGGGCCTGCCGCAGGAGGCGCAGACCGCCGCCGCGGTGCTCGGCCACAACTATCCGGACTCGCCCTGGTACAAGGAGGCCTACGCCAAGCTGCAGAGCAGCGGCGGCCTGCGGCCGAACGAGGACAAGGGCTCCTGGATCTCGAAGGTCTTCAAGGGCGCCAAGATCGGCTGA
- the ftsQ gene encoding Cell division protein FtsQ (ID:RHAL1_00860;~source:Prodigal:2.6), whose protein sequence is MDRGGRLLRSLGEVLGAKLAPSPSFAYAGAVDPFAFPTQPQAAPHLPRRGLPRHHRLRWRLEQLVHTRYLGSTLVVGLFAGSLLLGAVQGGQYRDFVESQGTIPDIIARTIGFDIKTVSIAGAQELSQSEILGIAGVRPRNSLLLLDVAALRARLKAIPLIKEASVTKLYPNRLLIEIEERKPFALWQKDGVVQLVAKDGTPIDDMHDARFEKLPLVVGDGANAQIASYVAILADAGELRDRIRAGMYVSGRRWTLKMDNGIEVALPEENPGAAIAHLAGLEHDGLILEKDIVSLDLRMPDRVVARLSADAAAARLEALAKKPKKKGAQT, encoded by the coding sequence ATGGATCGTGGAGGACGCCTCCTTAGATCGCTAGGCGAAGTGCTCGGCGCCAAGCTCGCGCCGTCGCCCTCGTTCGCCTACGCCGGCGCCGTCGATCCCTTCGCCTTCCCGACCCAGCCGCAAGCGGCGCCTCACCTGCCCCGTCGCGGCCTGCCGCGCCACCATCGCCTGCGCTGGCGCCTCGAGCAGCTCGTCCACACCCGCTACCTCGGCTCGACGCTCGTCGTCGGCCTCTTCGCCGGCAGCCTGCTGCTCGGCGCCGTCCAGGGCGGCCAGTATCGCGACTTTGTCGAGAGCCAGGGCACGATCCCCGACATCATCGCCCGCACGATCGGCTTCGACATCAAGACGGTGTCGATCGCCGGCGCGCAGGAGCTGTCGCAGAGCGAGATCCTCGGCATCGCCGGCGTGCGCCCGCGCAACTCGCTGCTGCTGCTCGACGTCGCCGCGCTGCGCGCAAGGCTGAAGGCGATCCCGCTGATCAAGGAAGCCAGCGTCACCAAGCTCTACCCGAACCGCCTCCTGATCGAGATCGAGGAGCGCAAGCCTTTCGCGCTCTGGCAGAAGGACGGCGTGGTGCAGCTCGTCGCCAAGGACGGCACGCCGATCGACGACATGCACGATGCGCGCTTCGAGAAGCTGCCGCTCGTCGTCGGCGACGGCGCCAACGCGCAGATCGCGAGCTACGTCGCGATCCTGGCCGACGCCGGCGAGCTGCGCGACCGCATCCGCGCCGGCATGTACGTCTCCGGGCGCCGCTGGACGCTCAAGATGGACAACGGCATCGAGGTGGCGCTGCCCGAGGAGAACCCCGGCGCGGCGATCGCCCATCTCGCGGGCCTCGAGCACGACGGCCTGATCCTCGAGAAGGACATCGTCTCGCTCGACCTGCGCATGCCCGACCGAGTCGTCGCCCGCCTCTCCGCCGATGCCGCGGCGGCGCGGCTCGAGGCGCTTGCCAAGAAGCCCAAGAAGAAAGGCGCTCAGACATGA
- the murG gene encoding UDP-N-acetylglucosamine--N-acetylmuramyl-(pentapeptide) pyrophosphoryl-undecaprenol N-acetylglucosamine transferase (ID:RHAL1_00864;~source:Prodigal:2.6) — protein sequence MTQRPVLVAAGGTGGHLFPAQALSEVLAKRQIPVELVTDDRAIRYGAEFPARIIHHVAAATPTGGGPIGRARAILTLLRGTHAARRIIRRVKPRCIVGFGGYPTVPPVLAGTQLKVPTILHEQNAVMGRANKFLAGRVQALAKGFDNLRIENPRLAAKAKLIGNPVRPSVLAAAREPYPAFGGQLRLLVTGGSQGARVMSDIVPAAVALLDPMERARLVIVQQARGEDEARVRAAYEAMGLVAEVQAFFADLPMRIAQAHLVIARAGASTVSELAVIGRPSILVPFPHALDQDQAANAALLEKSGAALVVKQANFTTEWLADMIRLALADPAGLEARANAARAAGISDAAERLADLVETLMLPEEA from the coding sequence GTGACGCAACGCCCCGTGCTCGTCGCCGCCGGTGGCACCGGCGGCCATCTCTTCCCGGCTCAGGCCCTCTCCGAGGTGCTCGCCAAGCGCCAGATCCCCGTCGAGCTCGTCACCGACGACCGCGCCATCCGCTATGGCGCCGAGTTCCCCGCCCGGATCATCCACCATGTCGCGGCGGCGACGCCGACCGGCGGCGGCCCGATCGGCCGCGCGAGGGCGATCCTCACGCTGCTGCGCGGCACGCACGCGGCGCGGCGCATCATCCGCCGCGTCAAGCCGCGCTGCATCGTCGGCTTCGGCGGCTACCCGACGGTGCCGCCGGTGCTCGCCGGCACGCAGCTCAAGGTGCCGACGATCCTGCACGAGCAGAACGCCGTGATGGGCCGCGCCAACAAGTTCCTCGCCGGCCGCGTCCAGGCGCTCGCCAAGGGCTTCGACAACCTGCGCATCGAGAACCCCAGGCTCGCCGCCAAGGCCAAGCTGATCGGCAACCCGGTGCGCCCGAGCGTGCTCGCCGCGGCGCGCGAGCCCTACCCGGCGTTCGGCGGGCAGCTCCGCCTCCTCGTCACCGGCGGCTCCCAGGGCGCGCGCGTGATGTCGGACATCGTGCCGGCCGCCGTCGCCCTGCTCGATCCTATGGAGCGCGCCCGCCTCGTCATCGTGCAGCAGGCGCGCGGCGAGGACGAGGCGCGCGTGCGGGCGGCCTATGAGGCCATGGGCCTCGTGGCCGAGGTGCAGGCCTTCTTCGCGGATCTGCCGATGCGCATCGCGCAGGCGCATCTCGTCATCGCGCGCGCCGGCGCCTCGACCGTCTCCGAGCTTGCCGTCATCGGCCGCCCGTCGATCCTCGTGCCGTTCCCGCACGCGCTCGACCAGGACCAGGCCGCCAACGCGGCGCTCCTGGAAAAGTCCGGCGCGGCGCTCGTCGTCAAGCAGGCGAACTTCACCACCGAGTGGCTCGCCGACATGATCCGCCTGGCGCTGGCCGATCCCGCCGGCCTCGAGGCCCGCGCCAATGCCGCCCGCGCCGCCGGCATTTCGGACGCCGCCGAGCGCCTGGCCGACCTCGTCGAGACGCTGATGCTTCCGGAGGAGGCGTGA
- a CDS encoding Amino acid permease (ID:RHAL1_00855;~source:Prodigal:2.6): MSVSDSPLARASLSTPRIVFLVVAAAAPLASLVGNLPIALARGNGAATPVAFAIAGAILLCFSVGYAAMSRRIVSTRAFYTYITEGLGTSAGIGSAYVALVAYVAFTFGLAVSFGYFTSIVLGQAGVPLPWTALAALGLVLVAVLGYRSIDVSSLVLGALMLGEVAILAIFDAMVLAAKGPTLALPAQAWSPALAFTPGLGVGLMVAFTCFIGFESAALYGEEAQDPKRSIPIATYTAVISIAIFYLFTAWVVVGAVLPEDVVARAAKENGELLFNVFTRYGGEVLTDIMGVFLCLSILATYLAIHNAASRYIFALGREWLLPPWFGEANPRSGAPSRASLTVTALTAVAMLPIALSGLDPYKAGMPVLIGFGSFGIIFLQAFAAIAILVYLRRQNRSGAGEPAWVMAATWVGAAGLVVATLFVAIHFDLLATSEAGWVSLLPLAFPAIVAPILAFGVWTTTIRPKEIVLPDTPPVTSSLAPELPVSGGDAGPWVVRYTDTLGRERASEPKPTLEAARREALRLQDSRGAKILEIAAL; encoded by the coding sequence ATGTCCGTGTCCGACAGCCCGCTCGCTCGCGCGTCCCTTTCGACGCCGCGCATCGTCTTCCTCGTCGTGGCCGCGGCGGCGCCACTCGCGTCGCTCGTCGGCAACCTGCCGATCGCGCTGGCGCGCGGCAACGGCGCGGCGACGCCGGTGGCCTTCGCGATCGCCGGCGCGATCCTGCTCTGCTTCTCCGTAGGCTACGCGGCGATGAGCCGGCGGATCGTCTCGACGCGCGCCTTCTACACCTACATCACCGAGGGCCTCGGCACGTCCGCCGGCATCGGCTCGGCCTATGTGGCGCTCGTCGCCTATGTCGCCTTCACCTTCGGGCTCGCGGTCTCGTTCGGCTACTTCACCTCGATCGTGCTCGGGCAGGCGGGCGTGCCCTTGCCGTGGACCGCGCTTGCCGCGCTGGGCCTCGTGCTCGTCGCCGTGCTCGGCTACCGGTCGATCGATGTCTCGTCCCTCGTCCTCGGCGCGCTGATGCTCGGCGAGGTGGCGATCCTCGCGATCTTCGATGCGATGGTGCTCGCCGCCAAGGGCCCGACGCTGGCGCTGCCGGCGCAGGCCTGGTCGCCGGCGCTCGCCTTCACGCCGGGGCTCGGCGTCGGCCTGATGGTCGCCTTCACCTGCTTCATCGGCTTCGAATCCGCCGCGCTCTACGGCGAGGAGGCGCAGGATCCCAAGCGCTCGATCCCGATCGCCACCTACACGGCGGTGATCTCGATCGCGATCTTTTACCTCTTCACGGCCTGGGTGGTCGTAGGCGCGGTGCTGCCCGAAGATGTCGTGGCGCGGGCGGCCAAGGAGAACGGCGAGCTCCTGTTCAACGTCTTCACCCGCTACGGCGGCGAGGTCCTCACCGACATCATGGGCGTGTTCCTCTGCCTGTCGATCCTCGCGACCTATCTCGCGATCCACAACGCCGCCTCGCGCTACATCTTTGCGCTCGGGCGGGAATGGCTGCTGCCGCCGTGGTTCGGCGAGGCGAACCCGCGCTCGGGGGCGCCGTCGCGCGCGAGCCTCACCGTCACCGCGCTGACGGCGGTCGCGATGCTGCCCATCGCGCTCTCCGGCCTCGATCCCTACAAGGCCGGCATGCCGGTGCTGATCGGCTTCGGCTCGTTCGGCATCATCTTCCTGCAGGCCTTCGCGGCGATCGCCATCCTCGTCTACCTGCGGCGCCAGAACCGCAGCGGCGCCGGCGAGCCGGCCTGGGTGATGGCGGCGACCTGGGTCGGCGCCGCGGGCCTCGTCGTCGCCACCCTCTTCGTGGCGATCCATTTCGACCTCCTGGCGACGAGCGAGGCCGGCTGGGTGTCGCTGCTGCCGCTCGCCTTCCCGGCGATCGTCGCGCCGATCCTCGCCTTCGGCGTCTGGACCACCACCATCCGGCCGAAGGAGATCGTCCTGCCGGATACGCCGCCGGTGACGTCGAGCTTGGCGCCCGAACTCCCCGTCAGCGGCGGCGACGCCGGACCCTGGGTCGTCCGTTACACCGACACGCTCGGCCGCGAGCGCGCGAGCGAGCCGAAGCCGACGCTCGAGGCCGCGCGGCGCGAAGCGCTCCGCCTGCAGGACAGCCGCGGCGCGAAGATTTTGGAGATCGCGGCGCTCTAG
- the ftsZ gene encoding Cell division protein FtsZ 1 (ID:RHAL1_00858;~source:Prodigal:2.6) — protein sequence MTINLKAPELRELKPRIMVCGVGGAGGNAVNNMIVSGLIGVDFIVANTDAQALASSKAERVIQMGLQVTEGLGAGSHPEIGRAAAEEAIEEIRDYLAGAHMVFVTAGMGGGTGTGAAPVIARCAREMGILTVGVVTKPFQFEGQKRMRTADGGIGELQKSVDTLITIPNQNLFRIANEKTTFADAFSMADQVLYSGVACITDLMVKEGLINLDFADVRAIMRDMGKAMMGTGEASGEKRAILAAEAAIANPLLDEVSMKGARGLLISITGGNDLTLYEVDEAASRIRQEVDEDANIILGATFDESLDGIVRVSVVATGIDKALDNRDLQAAEARVADAAARLRAQSESRRVELSTAIPQPVYQEPAPAPVAAAPAPQHYAPAPVAQHYAPAPAPTSGVQLQPIAPQPAPAFAEPPRAAQREPERYDAEPYIPPAPEGPVLRSQRMPQIGDLPRPVQDQIRQQYAASSDGSDVKRRTLLERLAAFGMSREEGATAPVDQRPMPQLNYQGQPVSQQRPAAPSPVHADYAGKRPAAPMAALPPIPQRPAQHGLDAHGRLAAPPRQSEDDQLEIPAFLRRQTS from the coding sequence ATGACGATCAACCTGAAGGCACCGGAACTCCGTGAACTGAAGCCCCGCATCATGGTGTGCGGCGTCGGCGGCGCCGGCGGCAACGCGGTCAACAACATGATCGTGTCGGGCCTCATCGGCGTCGACTTCATCGTCGCCAACACCGACGCCCAGGCGCTCGCCTCGTCGAAGGCCGAGCGGGTCATCCAGATGGGCCTGCAGGTGACCGAGGGCCTCGGCGCCGGCTCGCATCCCGAGATCGGCCGCGCGGCCGCCGAGGAGGCGATCGAGGAGATCCGCGACTACCTCGCGGGCGCCCACATGGTGTTCGTCACAGCCGGCATGGGCGGCGGCACCGGCACCGGCGCGGCCCCCGTCATCGCCCGCTGCGCGCGCGAGATGGGCATCCTCACCGTCGGCGTCGTCACCAAGCCGTTCCAGTTCGAAGGCCAGAAGCGCATGCGCACGGCCGACGGCGGCATCGGCGAGCTGCAGAAGTCGGTCGACACGCTGATCACCATCCCGAACCAGAACCTGTTCCGCATCGCCAACGAGAAGACGACGTTCGCCGACGCCTTCTCGATGGCCGACCAGGTGCTCTACTCGGGCGTCGCCTGCATCACCGACCTCATGGTCAAGGAAGGCCTCATCAACCTCGACTTCGCCGACGTCCGCGCGATCATGCGCGACATGGGCAAGGCGATGATGGGCACCGGCGAGGCGTCGGGCGAGAAGCGCGCGATCCTCGCCGCCGAGGCGGCGATCGCCAACCCGCTGCTCGACGAAGTCTCGATGAAGGGCGCCCGCGGCCTCCTGATCTCGATCACCGGCGGCAACGACCTCACCCTCTACGAGGTGGACGAGGCGGCGAGCCGCATCCGCCAGGAGGTCGACGAGGACGCCAACATCATCCTCGGCGCCACCTTCGACGAGTCGCTCGACGGCATCGTCCGCGTCTCGGTCGTCGCCACCGGCATCGACAAGGCGCTCGACAACCGCGACCTGCAGGCCGCCGAGGCGCGTGTCGCCGACGCCGCCGCCCGCCTGCGGGCCCAGTCCGAGAGCCGCCGCGTCGAGCTCTCGACCGCGATCCCGCAGCCCGTCTACCAGGAGCCGGCCCCCGCGCCGGTCGCGGCCGCCCCGGCCCCGCAGCACTACGCCCCGGCGCCGGTCGCGCAGCATTACGCGCCCGCGCCGGCCCCGACCTCCGGCGTGCAGCTGCAGCCGATCGCGCCGCAGCCGGCGCCCGCCTTCGCCGAGCCGCCGCGCGCGGCCCAGCGCGAGCCGGAGCGCTACGACGCCGAGCCCTACATCCCGCCGGCGCCCGAAGGCCCGGTCCTGCGCTCGCAGCGCATGCCGCAGATCGGCGACCTGCCGCGCCCGGTCCAGGATCAGATCCGCCAGCAGTACGCCGCCAGCAGCGACGGCTCCGACGTCAAGCGCCGCACGCTCCTCGAGCGGCTCGCCGCCTTCGGCATGAGCCGCGAGGAAGGCGCGACGGCCCCCGTCGACCAGCGGCCGATGCCGCAGCTCAACTACCAGGGCCAGCCGGTCTCGCAGCAGCGCCCGGCGGCGCCGAGCCCGGTGCACGCCGACTATGCCGGCAAGCGCCCCGCGGCGCCGATGGCCGCCCTGCCGCCGATCCCGCAGCGGCCGGCCCAGCATGGCCTCGACGCGCACGGCCGCCTCGCGGCGCCCCCGCGCCAGAGCGAGGACGACCAGCTCGAGATCCCGGCGTTCCTGCGCCGCCAGACGAGCTGA
- a CDS encoding hypothetical protein (ID:RHAL1_00856;~conserved protein of unknown function;~source:Prodigal:2.6): MEESAAFEAIEEVNEAAAPSQPGAARRAQHAKHHGCVAATFTVRDDIPADLRGGVFATVASYPAKIRFSNGRQSDDRNADAHGMAIKLLDVPGTKLLKGQETQSAQDFILVDSETFFTGDLDLYVGLNQRLMQPNPSLWDEIASRLWLVLHLPLALRAKRFASRTPTSPLTQSYFGAVPCSIDKTPVKWVAQPASTRTARPLDGPDGLAEALRRDLAEAPFVFDFGVDVQTDPQRQPVDDPTVAWSQAGARRVWLARLEIAAQAVEPRAALAEDIAYSPWHGLVAHMPLGAINRARKSVYRKLAIHRHELNGVTPADTSELP; encoded by the coding sequence TTGGAAGAAAGCGCGGCCTTCGAGGCCATCGAAGAGGTCAACGAGGCGGCGGCGCCGTCGCAGCCCGGCGCGGCGCGGCGCGCGCAGCACGCCAAGCACCACGGCTGCGTCGCTGCGACCTTCACGGTCCGCGACGACATCCCCGCCGATCTGAGGGGCGGCGTGTTCGCCACCGTCGCGAGCTATCCCGCGAAAATCCGCTTCTCCAACGGCCGCCAGTCCGACGATCGCAACGCAGACGCGCACGGCATGGCGATCAAGCTGCTCGACGTGCCAGGCACCAAGCTGCTCAAAGGCCAGGAGACGCAGAGCGCGCAGGACTTCATCCTGGTCGACAGCGAGACCTTCTTCACCGGCGACCTTGATCTCTATGTCGGCCTGAACCAGCGCCTGATGCAGCCGAACCCGAGCCTGTGGGACGAGATCGCCTCGCGCCTGTGGCTGGTCCTGCACCTGCCGCTCGCGCTGCGGGCGAAGCGCTTCGCCAGCCGCACGCCGACCTCACCGCTGACCCAGAGCTACTTCGGCGCGGTGCCCTGCTCGATCGACAAGACGCCGGTGAAGTGGGTCGCGCAGCCCGCTTCGACGCGCACGGCGCGCCCGCTCGACGGCCCCGACGGGCTGGCCGAGGCGCTCCGGCGCGATCTCGCCGAGGCGCCGTTCGTCTTCGATTTCGGCGTCGACGTGCAGACCGACCCGCAGCGCCAGCCCGTCGACGACCCGACGGTCGCCTGGTCGCAGGCCGGCGCGCGGCGCGTCTGGCTGGCGCGCCTCGAGATCGCCGCCCAGGCCGTCGAGCCGCGCGCCGCGCTCGCCGAGGACATCGCCTACTCGCCCTGGCACGGCCTCGTCGCGCACATGCCGCTCGGCGCCATCAACCGCGCCCGAAAATCCGTCTATCGCAAGCTCGCGATCCACCGCCACGAGCTGAACGGCGTCACGCCGGCCGACACGTCGGAGCTGCCGTAG
- the murB gene encoding UDP-N-acetylenolpyruvoylglucosamine reductase (ID:RHAL1_00862;~source:Prodigal:2.6) produces MPQLRGELRAHVPLAPLTWFKTGGPAEAFFQPADEDDLAYFLSRCEASIPVLVVGLGSNLLVRDGGIDGVVIQLGKPFATIAVDSETVAAGAAVPDVKLASAAAQAGIAGLAFLRGIPGAIGGALRMNGGAYGAETADVLIEARGVARDGSIRTYSRDDMGFTYRHCGVPDDVVFIQARFAGRAGDPETIRKEMAEITAARAATQPVNTRTGGSTFKNPPGHKAWQLVHDAGCRGLVHGDAQVSELHTNFLINRGAATAADLEDLGEIVRARVLETSGIALEWEIARVGRRA; encoded by the coding sequence ATGCCGCAGCTGCGCGGCGAATTGCGCGCGCACGTGCCGCTGGCGCCGCTCACCTGGTTCAAGACCGGCGGTCCGGCGGAAGCGTTCTTCCAGCCCGCCGACGAGGACGACCTCGCCTATTTCCTGTCGCGCTGCGAGGCGAGCATTCCCGTGCTTGTCGTCGGTCTGGGCTCCAACCTTCTCGTCCGCGACGGCGGCATCGACGGCGTCGTCATCCAGCTCGGCAAGCCCTTCGCGACGATCGCCGTCGACAGCGAGACGGTGGCGGCCGGCGCCGCCGTGCCCGACGTCAAGCTTGCCTCGGCCGCGGCCCAGGCCGGGATCGCCGGCCTCGCCTTCCTGCGCGGCATCCCGGGCGCCATCGGCGGCGCGCTGCGCATGAACGGCGGCGCCTACGGCGCGGAAACGGCCGACGTGCTGATCGAGGCGCGCGGCGTCGCGCGCGATGGTTCGATCCGCACCTATTCGCGCGACGACATGGGCTTCACCTACCGCCATTGCGGCGTGCCGGACGACGTGGTCTTCATCCAGGCCCGCTTCGCCGGCCGCGCCGGCGACCCCGAGACGATCCGCAAGGAGATGGCCGAGATCACCGCCGCGCGCGCCGCGACACAGCCCGTCAACACCCGCACCGGCGGCTCGACCTTCAAGAACCCGCCCGGCCACAAGGCCTGGCAGCTCGTCCACGACGCCGGCTGCCGCGGGCTGGTCCACGGCGACGCGCAGGTCTCCGAGCTGCACACCAACTTCCTGATCAACCGCGGCGCCGCGACTGCCGCCGACCTCGAAGACCTCGGCGAGATCGTTCGCGCACGCGTGCTCGAGACGAGCGGCATCGCGCTGGAGTGGGAGATCGCGCGGGTGGGGAGGCGCGCTTGA
- the ddlB gene encoding D-alanine:D-alanine ligase (ID:RHAL1_00861;~source:Prodigal:2.6), with the protein MAALRKHVAVLYGGLSAEREVSLVSGAACARALEGQGYKVTLIDVDRTVSQKLAELRPDVAFNALHGNFGEDGIVQGILEMLAIPYTHSGVLSSALAMQKDRAKDVMKAAGIPVAEGVTMHRLEVAKGHPMAPPYVIKPVSEGSSVGILIVKEDHAHPPQELTRPDWSHGDMMLVEKFVAGRELTCAVIGDKALDVIDIRAADGGWYDYHAKYAKGGSIHVLPANLKENVYHSVQDFALRAHRALGCRGVSRADFRYDDRPGGTGDLVVLEVNTQPGMTETSLVPELAAYVGLSFGELVRWIVEDASLDR; encoded by the coding sequence ATGGCAGCCTTGAGAAAGCACGTCGCCGTCCTCTACGGCGGGCTGTCGGCGGAGCGCGAGGTGTCGCTCGTCTCCGGCGCCGCCTGCGCCAGGGCGCTAGAGGGCCAGGGCTACAAGGTCACGCTGATCGACGTCGACCGCACCGTCTCGCAGAAGCTCGCCGAGCTGCGGCCGGACGTCGCCTTCAACGCGCTGCACGGCAATTTCGGCGAGGACGGCATCGTCCAGGGCATCCTCGAGATGCTGGCGATCCCCTACACGCATTCCGGCGTGCTCTCGTCGGCGCTGGCGATGCAGAAGGACCGCGCCAAGGACGTCATGAAGGCCGCCGGCATCCCGGTGGCCGAGGGCGTCACGATGCACCGGCTCGAGGTCGCCAAGGGCCACCCGATGGCCCCGCCCTACGTCATCAAGCCGGTCTCCGAGGGGTCGTCGGTCGGCATCCTCATCGTCAAGGAGGACCACGCGCACCCCCCGCAGGAGTTAACGCGTCCGGACTGGTCGCACGGAGATATGATGCTCGTCGAGAAGTTCGTCGCCGGGCGCGAGCTGACCTGTGCCGTCATCGGCGATAAGGCCTTGGATGTCATAGACATACGCGCCGCGGACGGGGGCTGGTACGACTACCACGCCAAGTATGCGAAAGGCGGCTCGATCCACGTGCTTCCGGCAAATCTTAAAGAAAATGTTTACCATTCTGTACAAGACTTCGCTCTAAGGGCGCATCGCGCTCTCGGATGCCGTGGCGTGAGCCGTGCGGATTTCCGCTACGACGATCGCCCCGGAGGTACGGGCGACCTCGTCGTCTTGGAGGTCAACACGCAGCCCGGCATGACCGAGACCTCGCTGGTGCCCGAGTTGGCGGCCTACGTCGGCCTTTCATTCGGCGAGCTGGTGCGATGGATCGTGGAGGACGCCTCCTTAGATCGCTAG
- the ftsA gene encoding Cell division protein FtsA (ID:RHAL1_00859;~source:Prodigal:2.6), with translation MSSALLPPRMRALSARRSAILSVLDVGTSKIVCLIARLQPIEPSEMLRGRTHRCRILGIGHQRSRGIKSGTVVDMEAAEGAIRLAVDAAERMAGVQVQSVIVGMTGGRLTSQFFDAKIAVGGHAVSDSEVHRVLEACHASVPEGRSALHSLPMGFTLGAAGDIRDPRGLVGDELGAAMHVVSADSVAARNLMLAVERCHLAIEAVVATPYASGLSALVDDEAELGTALIDIGGGTTSVGLFAGGNLTHIDAFAVGGRHVTMDLARGLNVPLADAERLKTLHGSCLGSASDDRETIAVTQVGDDGDHATHIPKSQLTRIIKPRVEEILELVRDRLKAAGLPSHSGRRIVLTGGASQLAGLPETAKRIISGQVRVGRPLGIQGLPESAKGPGFSAAVGLLIYPQVAGVEHFRPVGAKVREATNDNYISRVGRWLMDSF, from the coding sequence ATGAGTTCGGCGTTGTTGCCGCCGCGCATGCGTGCTCTGTCCGCGCGCCGGAGCGCGATCCTCTCGGTGCTCGACGTCGGCACCTCGAAGATCGTCTGCCTCATCGCGCGCCTGCAGCCGATCGAGCCGTCGGAGATGCTGCGCGGCCGCACGCATCGCTGCCGCATCCTCGGCATCGGCCACCAGCGCTCGCGCGGCATCAAGTCGGGCACCGTCGTCGACATGGAAGCCGCGGAAGGCGCGATCCGCCTCGCGGTCGATGCGGCCGAACGCATGGCGGGCGTCCAGGTCCAGAGCGTCATCGTCGGCATGACCGGCGGCCGGCTTACCTCGCAGTTCTTCGACGCCAAGATCGCGGTCGGCGGCCACGCCGTGTCCGATTCCGAGGTCCACCGCGTGCTCGAGGCCTGCCACGCCTCGGTGCCCGAGGGCCGCAGCGCGCTGCACTCGCTGCCGATGGGCTTCACGCTCGGCGCCGCCGGCGACATCCGCGATCCGCGCGGCCTCGTCGGCGACGAGCTCGGCGCCGCGATGCACGTCGTCTCCGCCGACTCCGTCGCGGCCCGCAACCTCATGCTCGCCGTCGAGCGCTGCCATCTGGCGATCGAGGCGGTCGTGGCGACCCCCTACGCCTCCGGGCTTTCCGCGCTCGTCGACGACGAGGCCGAGCTCGGCACCGCGCTGATCGACATCGGCGGCGGCACCACCTCCGTCGGCCTCTTCGCCGGCGGCAACCTCACGCACATCGACGCCTTCGCCGTCGGCGGCCGCCACGTCACCATGGACCTCGCGCGCGGCCTCAACGTGCCGCTCGCCGATGCCGAGCGGCTGAAGACGCTGCACGGCTCCTGCCTCGGCTCGGCCTCCGACGATCGCGAGACGATCGCCGTCACGCAGGTCGGCGACGACGGCGACCACGCCACGCACATTCCGAAGTCGCAGCTCACCCGCATCATCAAGCCGCGCGTCGAGGAGATCCTCGAGCTGGTGCGCGATCGCCTCAAGGCCGCCGGCCTGCCCTCGCATTCCGGCCGCCGCATCGTGCTCACCGGCGGCGCCAGCCAGCTCGCCGGGCTGCCGGAGACGGCGAAGCGCATCATCTCGGGCCAGGTCCGCGTCGGGCGCCCGCTCGGCATCCAGGGCCTGCCGGAATCGGCCAAGGGCCCGGGATTTTCGGCGGCGGTCGGCCTGCTCATCTACCCGCAGGTCGCCGGAGTCGAGCATTTCCGCCCCGTCGGGGCGAAGGTGCGAGAGGCGACGAACGACAATTACATCAGCCGCGTCGGTCGCTGGCTGATGGATAGTTTCTGA